DNA sequence from the Nitrososphaerales archaeon genome:
ATTTCGGGCGTGAAAAAATACAATCTTTAAACGATCTTACTCTTGATAAACTGAACATTAATGTTTATCTTATAGCTACGTTGAATTACAAGAAACCAGAACAAGTAGTTGCATTTGCGGTTGACCAATTCTTTAATAGAAGTGTTGTAACAAGTTTTGGAAGTTTTTATCAAGAATTAGGGAAAATGTTTGGTAAAGCTGCTAATATACCAGACATAGATCTAATATTTGAAAGAGAAGGAATCCGATATTATGTACAGTTAAAGAGGGACCTGAAGGCTTTACTGGTCCTGCATTAAAAAAGACATTGGATAAAATGGTAAAAATCAAACATATGGAACCTACGAGCAAAACAATTATCGCATTTTCGTATGGGACTGCGAACAAGATATCAAAGGTATGGGGTAAGGAGCTAAACGAGGCAGTCAAGAATGGTAAATTGGATCAGGTGCTTATTGGAAGGAAGTGGTGGGAATTTGTGTTAGAGGATCCAACAGGATATAGAACACTTTTTGATATCATTTCACAAGCAGGTATGGTAGGGCGAAAAACTACGAATGGTAGTACGGTCAGTTTAGAAACGGCAAAAAGTGGCGCGTATAAACGTGTGTTGAAGGAATGGAAACAAAAATACGGTGATGATTATAATTCGATACTTAACATGCTTGAAGATAACGTGTAATTAAATTAACAACAAAAGGTAAATTGCTGAATATATCAATATGCGAGAGAGTTTAAAGAACTAACAGTTGTTTTGTAGGCATGCAGATATTTATAGCAGAACTATCATGGTTTGCAACTGAAGCGCATGGAACCAAAAATAAAGGAAAAGGCTTGGGATCCTAACATTGAACAGAGTATTCTGAAAAGATGGGAAGAAGAGAATCTGTACAAGTTTGATGTGAATGCGGGACGACCATTTGTGATCGACACGCCGCCGCCATATCCTTCTGGCAGACCATGGCATATAGGTGCTGCTGCACACTACGCTCAGATAGATATGATTGCAAGAACGGCTAGTATGTTAGGATACAATGTGCTATTTCCTATTGGCATTGATAGAAACGGCTTGCCAGTTGAAATTTACACTGAAAAGAAGTACAAGATAAGCATGAGACATACAGAGCGAGAGAAATTTCTCGAGTTATGCAGATCAGCTCTTGACGACCTAGAGGCTGAAATGATACAGATAATGAAGAACATGGGTCTTAGCAGTGATTTCAGTAAGTACTATCGCACAGATTCTGAAGAATACAGGGCACTAACACAGGCAACATTCATAGAGTTGTGGAATAGAGGATTGGTTTACGAATCAAACAGACCAAACAATTACTGCACACTATGCGGATCTACAATAGCAGACTCAGAGGTTTCTCACGAGGAAATTCCATCTCGGCTGGTCCATATAAAATTTTACTTGAAAGAGAAAAATGCAGAGCTAATAATCGCAACTACTAGGCCCGAACTTCTATGCGCATGCCAGGCCGTGATCGTTAACCCTAGT
Encoded proteins:
- a CDS encoding PmeII family type II restriction endonuclease encodes the protein MVIVKREIRKLIAEKVRNFGREKIQSLNDLTLDKLNINVYLIATLNYKKPEQVVAFAVDQFFNRSVVTSFGSFYQELGKMFGKAANIPDIDLIFEREGIRYYVQLKRDLKALLVLH